catacttggaccaagggcattatttccttcaggtcaaacataattgcactccctttatgtcacgataaccgggttttgtcagtttttctcattgtctttaaaaactgaatggcgactcctatattactagtcaattgggtgtaaactcacaggaaatccaattacacttgatttgacaaaaagaaacgtcacacccacgagggacaaggtcacgcattagcctcgtgctttttcgaccccctcacagcggcTGACTTAGAAGATGAAAGAGCATACTTATTTGAAGCTAGATTGTTGTCTAGTACATACATATCTTCACTGAAGCCATACAGGCCTTTCTCCAACTTACCAAGTAAAATATTCTTGCTCTTGGAAAGGTCCTGAACATAGCATTCACCATTTGTAAATGAGATTGAATACTTAGTATCGCAATATAGCTTAGAAACAGATATCagattaaactagaatcctggAACATGCAAGACATCTCTGAGAACAATTCCTCCACCTAAGTGTACTGAACCTTTGTGTTTTAGTTGTAATTTGGTTCCATCGGGTATAGTAATTATTGGTTGTCCATTATGCATAGGCTCAAAGGATGTGAAAAGAGATAAATTTGAACACATGTGGTCACTAGCACCACTGTCTAATatccattttcttttaaaattagACAAAAGACAGAATGTACCTTTAGGTTGATAACTAGTTGCTAATCTAAGAGAGTGAGATCCAAAATTCTCATCTTGGTTAGCAACTTGCTGACTTTGCAGACATGTCATCAGTTGACAGTATTGCTCCTCGGTAAATGTGAACAACACATGATTTTGCATCTTCTTGAGTCTCTTTAGGAGTATGCTCATCCATTTGAGTTGTTGTTATTCTTTTTCCTTTGCCCTTGAAATCTTTCGGATAACCATGGAGTTTCCAGCATTTCTCATTTTGCAGTGATCACAAAATAAATTGTTCTTGGTGTTGACTTCCAGATCCTGCATACTGAGAACTAGAACCAACATTATATTGACTCTTAAAAGGCTTGTCATCAAATCTTCTAGCATTGAATTAATGTTGTGGATCCTGAATGTGTCTGAACGCTATAATTGTGTACCTCTTTTTGTTGTTCCTCCTAAAGTAATAGACCATAGCATTTAGAAATTGTAGGCAAGGGATTCATCATGAGAATAGTGCTTTTAGGATGCCCATATTTCTAATTCAGTTTCATCAGAAATTGAATTAATCTTTGATTTTGCTGTTTTTGAAGCAATTTATGTGTGAGTGTACAACTACAACCAGTTTAAACACAAAAAGGTGATGGCTCCAATCATCAAGTTGGTCCCATAGAAGTTTGATTTTAGTAAAGAAGCTAGCAACTGCTTCATCATCACCTTGAGTCAACTCACTTAATTTTTGTTGAACAGAAAATAGTTGAGGTCCAAATTCTCTGCAATACCTTTCTTCCAATTCGAGCCATGTTGCTCTTGGTGTTTTGAGATATAGAACACTTCTTGCAATCGAAGGTTCAAGAGAGGCCAGCATCCATGAAATGACTAGATTATTGCATCTAATCCATATCATGTAGTTTGCATAATTCACTGCTGGTTGATTCAAACTGCCATCAACAAAGCATAGCTTGTTTCTGGCTGATAATGTTATCATCATTGAACGTCTCCAATCACTGAAACATTTTCCTTCACCTTCAATTTCAATGCTCACTAATTTCATGGCATTCAAATCACTGTTACTTAGATAGTAAGCAAAATTAGGATTTTGTGATGGATCTTGTTTTTCTGTAGGCATTTTGCTATTGAAAAATTATAGTTTCTTTGAGGAATTAATCGAAAACTTAACAGGAAGAAAAGAAATGGCAGGATCAAATGATCATTTGCTCTGGTACCATGTTAGAATTCATCATCTTGGATGAATTCATTGCTTGAAGCTGAATATCAGCAAGCattgagagagagagaaactAACGAATTTAGAGAGAATGTTATCTtattattgaattaatgaattaaaaatGATTACAGCAGCCATGAACACTATAAATACCAGCTGATTGGTGAGGTGTTTCAACCAATAGGAGAGCTACAATCGTACTACTCATCAACTACAACATCCAGTGAGGCTTTATTACAACTCATCTAACAGAATGACTTTTAACTGATTCTCTAGATTTTAGGATTGTTTGTTAGAGCGGATGTCATAGGTTATAGAAggtctttgttgttgttgatgagtAGATTTTGGTTTGCTTCCCTTGTTGGTCTGATGTACTGAAGGACAGACGAAATGATGAGGCTAGCTGTAGAACTAGGACAGTGTACACCAACAGATTCCTACACGACGCT
This Spinacia oleracea cultivar Varoflay chromosome 6, BTI_SOV_V1, whole genome shotgun sequence DNA region includes the following protein-coding sequences:
- the LOC130463521 gene encoding uncharacterized protein encodes the protein MPTEKQDPSQNPNFAYYLSNSDLNAMKLVSIEIEGEGKCFSDWRRSMMITLSARNKLCFVDGSLNQPAVNYANYMIWIRCNNLVISWMLASLEPSIARSVLYLKTPRATWLELEERYCREFGPQLFSVQQKLSELTQGDDEAVASFFTKIKLLWDQLDDWSHHLFVFKLEEQQKEDLEVNTKNNLFCDHCKMRNAGNSMVIRKISRAKEKE